In Zingiber officinale cultivar Zhangliang chromosome 1A, Zo_v1.1, whole genome shotgun sequence, the DNA window tgtctgacgtccattgttctggatcaagcagatttccggagttgtcaactggCGGTTTATATGCTTTTGTGACGCTAAGccactggtcgaagtccgtcttgaGATACACTTCCATTCACTTCTTCCAGCATGGGAAATCATTCCCGTTGAACaagggaggtcgcactgtgctgaagccctcaAGTTGCGACATTTTAATCTGCACACAGGAAAACAAAcaagagaggttccaagacttggtcttggattagtagtgcgggaagggaaaaaattactaaattggtgttgcaccaatttaaatttaattacaatgaaaagaaatttccaaaaaggtaataataccagtttggaattatactAAAAACTGAAAgtcaaaagaaaaataatttttaaaacagatcacccccttgtctgattggtggttgcaccaagtcagagcgatacctgctctaatatcacttgttggtctgtgaatttcgatagagggggggtgaatatcgaataaAAACTTTcgttgaaaagagttaagcgcagcggaaaatataagcgaaaagaaacaaggctaacacaagttcttttttacttggttcggagcctgtgtcgactcctactccaaggcttgtACTCGTTGAGtatttttgttgggcaatcactaataatttggaagaatgtttacaaaaattgacgtacaggaattaattagtaaaacaaaacaataccgacaagaaaagaaactaaagGAATGACGTGTTGTCGAAGATTCGCAGTGTCGTAGGAGCACAAGTGAGCAGATCGTTTGTTCTGAGTTATGTATTTAggctccacccctgacccttcttttatatgatgctcgGGGCGCCCGCAGCCCTTCAAGgcaccctggtgtgacgtagcaggcccaaccagcgagctccacgtgtcgacgtcgcgtaaggggataaaacttgcctccgggcgctcggatccccttCGTGCGCCCGGACCTAcgtttctccagaaagtccttctcctgcaagacaaggttagtccgaggcaaatatataatgtatatcctgcaaaacaaagtattagcacagtttataattttaacataaagagtatgacttagattccgttttTTCatgaccggaatctagtcacgatctcaacttagattttcgaaattgatctaagttggattgacgcctaagttcccttcccgggaacgcgtcctcacagttactcccctctagtgacttatctttacttacctgtcagacgtccggtcagctcttCGACCAGTTTGGATTTCTCGCTAGCTATCCAATCAACTTGTCGTCCTAgttggattttgtgtcaaatgtccggtcagcccttcgacccatttggacttcgtgccagctatccattcggcccgtcgacctagctaggcttcgtgccagacatccagtcagcccgttgacttgtctggacttcgcctgcacactcggtcagagtgttagatcaacaacaaaactaacttaacctaattttgtcattcatcaaaacctaggttagaccgttagtgctaacatCACCAACAAGTTCTTCCGATGCGATTCTTGCTTTGATATTAATTGATAGAATCTTTACGTTaggctagggggggtgaatagcctttcttccaATTTGTgacctacaatttgttagcggaagcacaaaaagaaatgaaattgaaaaacaaTAAGAAGACAATGCTAACTCCTCGATTTACTtgatctccacctccttgagatgactaaaCCCAAGGCACGCACACACCCAATCAAGCTTCACTAAGAACTTCTCCTTTTCGATCTAagaacgaaggtggagaaacctttacaagatgatctcttCCTCTCACAAGATTTAGAATGAGCTTAGGAAGAAGAGAATGAGCGTTTTTCAGACTTGGGGTTGCTTGGAGAGCTTAACAGTATTTTTGCATCGAGTTATCTTTTGTCTCTCAAGCTTCTAACCTTAAATACAGAATGCTGGAAAatgtgataccagtcgactgatgaaacatgcagtcgactggtagcacaCAACGATTACTGTTCTCTTTGAAATCTGCGAGGATTATGTGCGTCATCATCTTAACGgtattataccagtcgactgataaaacatgcagtcgactggtatctatgAGTGAACAGAATGTTTCACACTCCTACCCATCCTCTCCGGAGTTTTCCTTGAAGCCTTCCTCCTCAgcccttgtccctcagatgcactcaagcctACAACTCTTCTTCGTGCCATCATTCACATTGCATTGAGGTTTTACTTTccttcactccgttgctccttgtCCGTGGTCCCTCGGGTGCAtcatccttcaccaatcttcaagGACCTGAGCCATAGAATAAGACTTTCCAACCTTGTGTAATTTTACCAATTCCTGCACCACTTAAGTACATATTAGAACCAAtataaaacctaacttaaattatttgacACACACATTAAAAACAATGATCGTCCAATtaatcctaggtcgattgtatcaacaacaactcaagtcCTTCTTTTGCTGTTttcattcttcttcttttccaatcgATCACTGATTTGAGCATCGAAGATGTCGCACCAAAGAAACCAACCTGACTTTAGCCGGTGTTTATCGTTTCAGATCTGATTGTCCCCGCAACAAAGGAAGACTTGCAGAGAATGAGCTCGAGCGAGTAGAAAAAGGAGCCATCAACGTCCAATATCCCATTTACATTGATTAACTTTAGAAATGACTGACTTGACTTTACGAAAATTTTCTATTAGCTATTAGAGTAAGTAAGGAAGTATAGCAGGTAACCCATCAGATTAACATTCTTAGGTCAATtgactattaaaaaaaaattattttttaatttgttgaAATTGAGAATGTTTTTAAATATGTGTTTTATAGAAATGGGTGAagtataatattttgaaaatgtaatatttggaaggatgatattttttttaagaatatttGTAGAAGGATGAAAAAGTAAgccataattattttttaaaaaatatatatacattgaAATTTAAGGGGTTTCAAAATGGGAATCAATTAttgtataaaaaaatagaaagaagTGAGTGTTAGGAGTTTTGGTAAAAAGAAAtcgagaataaatagaaaaaggaaataataataataataataataataataataatagtcctGTTCTGAATCAGACACTATAAAACCGCTCCTCCTGTTCCTGCAAATTAACAACGCAGCAATTCACGCTCCTCCGTCGTCTTCCTCCTCCTCGAtcgtcttcttcctcctccatcgCGATCTCTGTTCTCTGTTCCACCTTCTATCGATCGCaagaagtaatttttttttttttcaatttcgcCTAAGCAGCGATTTTGATCAGTAATTTAGTGTCTCGGTGATCGATCGAGATGGGATTGAAAGGATTCGTGGAAGGAGGCATCGCCTCCATCGTCGCCGGCTGCTCCACCCACCCCCTCGACCTCATTAAGGTCCGAATGCAGCTCCAGGGCGAGTCCGCCTCCGCCGCCCTCCGCCCAGCCATCCCTGTCTACGGTGGCCCCTCCGCAGCCGCACTCCCCCAGCAAATTCCCTCCTTTCCGCCGCTGCTGCGCCGGCCCGGGCCAGTCGCCGTCTGCGGGCAGATTCTCCGTGCTGAGGGCCCCGTGGGGTTCTTTTCCGGCGTCTCCGCCACCGTCCTGCGGCAGAGCCTCTACTCCACCACCCGGATGGGGCTTTACGACATGTTCAAGACGCGGTGGTCGGAGGAGGGCGGGACGTTTCCGCTGCACCGGAAGGTCACGGCGGGGCTGATATCCGGAGCGATCGGCGCCGCGGTGGGGAACCCTGCCGACGTTGCGATGGTCCGGATGCAGGCCGACGGCCGGCTCCCACCCGAGCAGCGCCGGAACTACCGGAGCGTGGTGGACGCGGTGGGGCGCATGGCGCGGGAGGAGGGAGTAGGGAAACTGTGGCGCGGCGCGGGGCTGACGGTGAACCGGGCCATGATCGTAACGGCAGCGCAGCTAGCGACGTACGACCAGGCGAAGGAAGCGATCCTGTGGCGGAGGGGGGCGAAGGCGGACGGTCTGGGCACTCACGTGGCGGCGAGCTTCACGGCGGGACTGGTGGCGGCGGTGGCGTCCAACCCGGTGGACGTGATCAAGACGCGGGTGATGAACATGAAAGTGGAGGAGGGTGCGCCGCCTCCGTACGCCGGGGCGTTGGACTGCGCGGTGAAGACGGCGAGGACAGAGGGGGTGGCCGCGTTCTACAAGGGCTTTTTGCCCACCGTGATCCGCCAGGGGCCCTTCACCGTCATCCTTTTCGTCACGCTCGAGCAGGTGCGCAAGCTCCTTGAGGATTTTTAAGTCGCCTTACATCCATCAGTTTCCACGATGGACGGCCAATAGAGGGAGACACTgcttatcatttttttaaaaaaattcacatTCGTCTCGCAAATTGAaagttgttttaatttttttgtaggttgaattttgaatttgattaatattttttttatttgaatttgataatagAAATGGAATATTCAAAAACATGTGGTCCGGCCTGAATCCATCCCCATCAAGCATTTGGAAACCCAGACCGGTTTTGAACCGGAAAATGCTGACTCACGAGGGGTTATTTCCGATAGAAACGGTCAAATTTCGATTGAACCGGACAGGTTCCTATTATTTTAGCAGAAATGATGGATCCCCAGTCCTGTTAAACAAAAACTAAGAACTAAACTAGTAGCTGAAGTTGAAAGAACACACAATGGTAAAGAAAACTCATTTTTTCAATCACTAGGGCCTAATATCCTCTCCTTCACATCTTGAAGTTTCAAGAAAAATTCATCCCTGTTTTCCTGCAAATGTATCAGTGGTTTTAGGATTTGGAGAAACAAAAAGGCGATCGAACAAAGGGAGGGAAATGTACCTTGAAGATGAAATATCTCGAGGTGAACCAGGCTGTGAAGCCGAGGCCAATAACTTCGAGGACCTTAGGAACCTGGTTCATGAGGTAGTTTGTGTTAATCAAATCAGTTTTGTAATAGCGCAAAGTTTGTTTAACAAAAATTTGGAAGGGAAAGAATACCACAGGTACAGAATCCAGTGCGGAAATAACAGCAGATGAAATCCAGAGTGCAAAAAGAGAACCGGCACCAAAGAAGAGGATGGGATAAGTGTCTTCAGAATCCATCTGCGGCACAATGAAATGATTCCTGTGAGCTAACAAAAACCCAGAATGTACAAGAATAAAGGATTGCGAAATAACATTCAAAAAAACCAATGCCAAAGTATTGGCTACATGTCAATACAGTTAGTAAATCACCAATAGATCACAAAATTACAGCCATTTGTACCTGTTTGTTTCAGTCTTTTCATTTCATGGAGGAAGGAAAGCTGGAGGAAATTAATTGGTTAAGTTCCATAAAATATTATGTTGAATTAtacaagttttatcaaaattttgattaaagCCAAAACATATAGAAGCAAATTTTCTAAATCCTTGCTTATTATCAACAAATATCATTTCCTAAATCCTAGAGTCGATTTAGACAGTAAGAGATGTAGCATGAGTCATGACTGATGGAAGATACAGATACACACAAATCCATGACAACCACATATCTTCCATGTCAATGGTTGTTAACTAGTCGGTCCTTTAATACGATGAAATCAAAATTCCTGCTAAAGTCTGATTTAATAACCACAGCAGGGAACCGTGAAGCATAATGAATCAGCCTTTCATAAAGATTGTATAAACCCTATTGAGTTCCAACCAAAGTCTGTTTAAATGCACAAAATCTTCATTCCAACTGAAGAAACTCTAAAAGGAGTGactaaaaatcaaaaggtcatgCAACTTGTAGACAAAGGGGAAAAAGAGACTTATTTTAAGTCTTGACATGCCTCTTTCATTTGTGCCATTTTTGAAACATCGGGTGGATATAGATTGCTTGGATCACTCATCTTAACATTTACACTCTCAAGCCAGAATTGATCCACAGAAACACAAACTGAACCAACACTTCTAGGAAATGAGGCACCTCTATAATCACATAATTAACAAGAAAACAACCAGATATCACAGTTAACACAAAAATCAACACTTGGTAAGTTTGAGAGATATCATGAGAAGAATGGATACCACGACAAAGTGTTGATAGGATGAAAAAACAGGTAACAAGAGGTCTGAGCTCTGAAGTTTCATTCAGACAACAACCATTCAATTCATTAAAAAACAATTATATGTAGATAATGTAGTACGTTTCAAAACAATCATGTATACAGCTTCTTCACATCAAGACACAAAATATATGCTGCTAGACCACGTGAGCAGTCAGTAAAAAAAACAGGTAACAAGAGGTCTGAGCTCTGAAGTTTCATTCAGACAACAACCATTCAATTCATTAAAAAACAATTATATGTAGATAATGTAGTACGTTTCAAAACAATCATGCATACAGCTTCTTCACATCAAGACACAAAATATATGCTGCTAGACCACGAGAGCAGTCAGTAAATAATGCTAGTCATGCTGCTTACAGAAAGTATAATGAAGAAAAGCAAGATGAAAGTTTCTTCTCATTATTGTTTAATCTGATACTTGTATtctgatacttaaatttaaataCCTTAGAGGAGGTTCTTTGCAGCAATTAAGTATCTTGAAGTTGGTGTTGGCCAGATCACACTGGACCTAAGCAGTATGCCACCATGGAAGTTCCTAGCATGATTTGGTACTACTCATTGCAAGTATCATCATATTCAGGCATAGCTACCATTGTTTCTTTTCACTAGATTGTAGCTTCACAAGCATGTTAAGCTAACTAATCTACCTAAAGTTAGCATAATTGATGCACAAGCACTAACTGACTTTAGCCACAATGAAACACTAACACTGAGAAAAAAAATTCAGCAATTCATGGTGCAAAAAGAGAACCCTATAACTAAAACATATACCTTTATATCGAACTTAGACAAAGGACTGTCTGTAGATTCAtcaaccgcttcgccgccatccAGATTATCTTCTCCGGATGGGTTCGAGTTCATCAGGAACGATGGCCCTTCGACCAGCTTCGGGGCATCATCGTCCACCACACCGGCCGTGGAGATCTCCTCATCGGAGACAGTAGCCCGCAGCAAACAAGCTCCAGGATCGCGAAACCCTGGATCAAAATCAAATATAAAAAGATTCAAAGGGTTTCAATCGTATCGAATAGATCTGAGACAGCGCTAAGAACAAGAACATTAAATCCCTAAGAGAGATGGTCAAGACCCAGAACAGAGCGACGAACTGGGCTGGGATCGGACCAGCGGGACGAAAGCAGAGGCTTAGTCGGAATGGGGCAAGGGAAGTGTAGGGAAAGGATGGGCGAAGTGGAGGCGGCGACGAAGGGGCGGCAGAGGTGGCGGAGGGAGAGGAGGCCGCGAGGAGGTGCCGAGAGCTCCATTTCGTTTGAGGAAGTCGACGACCCCGTGACCGTGTGTACCTGGTGCGTGCTTTATTGTGAAAAATGGTATATTATTTGATAGGCCCAATTCAAAGCCTTCGGGCCCAATTAGCTACACGTTAATAGCTTTATGGGCCCAATTATTGAATCCCTATCGGCTGATTTAACACCACACCCACCGAGTATTCCTGCCGGCCACGCCCACCCAAGCGCTTCTCTTTTTCGCCCTTCTGCCTGCCTGCCTCCTCCCTCCCAGATCGATCTGCTTCGCCGTCGAATCCGATCACGATCTCCGGCTGGTCTTCTGATACAAGCGTTCTCTTCGATTCTATCTGCGCTCTCCTCGCTATTCCATCGATCTCCAT includes these proteins:
- the LOC122009832 gene encoding mitochondrial uncoupling protein 5-like, which gives rise to MGLKGFVEGGIASIVAGCSTHPLDLIKVRMQLQGESASAALRPAIPVYGGPSAAALPQQIPSFPPLLRRPGPVAVCGQILRAEGPVGFFSGVSATVLRQSLYSTTRMGLYDMFKTRWSEEGGTFPLHRKVTAGLISGAIGAAVGNPADVAMVRMQADGRLPPEQRRNYRSVVDAVGRMAREEGVGKLWRGAGLTVNRAMIVTAAQLATYDQAKEAILWRRGAKADGLGTHVAASFTAGLVAAVASNPVDVIKTRVMNMKVEEGAPPPYAGALDCAVKTARTEGVAAFYKGFLPTVIRQGPFTVILFVTLEQVRKLLEDF
- the LOC122032555 gene encoding uncharacterized protein LOC122032555; translation: MELSAPPRGLLSLRHLCRPFVAASTSPILSLHFPCPIPTKPLLSSRWSDPSPVRRSVLGFRDPGACLLRATVSDEEISTAGVVDDDAPKLVEGPSFLMNSNPSGEDNLDGGEAVDESTDSPLSKFDIKMDSEDTYPILFFGAGSLFALWISSAVISALDSVPVVPKVLEVIGLGFTAWFTSRYFIFKENRDEFFLKLQDVKERILGPSD